The Deltaproteobacteria bacterium genome window below encodes:
- a CDS encoding serine/threonine protein kinase, with protein sequence MRTHVPTERYDPRSDAAARPDAEGPLQQRLERLGDAAHQQTSLDGGRMHRAVRSRLLDESPPEVRIDRYLVLEKLGAGGMGVVYVALDAELERRIAIKLVRGFDGPRGREAQQRLVREARAMARLAHPNVVAVFDAGVHGDRVFIAMELVAGCTLREHVTTRTRSWSEVLAAYLQAGEGLAAAHAAGLVHRDFKPDNALVGDDGRVRVLDFGLAQARDTPVTASGGAFDDVDDTTQITATGKLVGTPAYMAPEQYAGLPADVGSDQFAFCVSLWEALYGQRPFDGRDAATLRRVIGSGRVTAPPASTAVPTWLNTVLRRGLAVEPSARWPSMTALLSALRDDPRPRRRRWRVLAAVIAIAGVGVGAWALERGRRLGACEDGDADIAARWSPAVAQRVGEAFAASRLVHAPAAYEHMRPHLDAWVDTWRVARRASCEAYARDGVIDGSDWSRRAACFDRQARRLGTLIEALAVPDRSIVERAPRAVFELPGPDECSDDARLAALDRFDGRDAAAAEALAQRLADVQVLTSAGDLARARDASAHAMADAVALDDPALLAEARLREALVLYAEADYPGAARELEQAYFGALAVGAIDVALGSATESIAVVGSRMARFDEGLEWSRHARGLLDRQEHAREWFEGRIEDRLGTLEFQRGDLDAAVQTYQRGIALFSSAVGEQHPLVGELWLSLGSVYVTAKRLELAEDAVDRGERILVRAYGADAPALFVAAGARCGIAFEHGEYTEGLPHCERAVTLREAAVGPDHASLTSSLLRLAAGRMAAGEAAGARESTARVVELRRAKLGPQHPELATALSNLGVIDYLLDDNDAAEAHLAEALAIRRAVLPSGHPDIAVTVLNLADVAGARGQHARALALFEEAAALLGDAADDVSDNHRGRAQAGIGGAQRRLGHAAAAVEAYDAALRSRFVELGDPAARCEVRHGRVAALRALEHPPAHLRAALAEALTVCRDAGERAAELVAELESWQSQEIDR encoded by the coding sequence GTGCGAACCCATGTCCCCACCGAGCGCTACGATCCCCGGTCCGACGCGGCCGCGCGGCCGGACGCCGAGGGGCCGCTGCAGCAGCGGCTCGAGCGACTGGGCGATGCGGCACACCAGCAGACGTCGCTCGACGGCGGGCGCATGCATCGCGCCGTGCGCTCGCGCCTGCTCGACGAGTCGCCACCCGAGGTGCGCATCGATCGCTACCTGGTGCTCGAGAAGCTCGGCGCTGGCGGCATGGGCGTCGTCTATGTCGCGCTCGACGCCGAGCTCGAGCGACGCATCGCCATCAAGCTCGTGCGTGGCTTCGACGGCCCGCGCGGGCGCGAGGCGCAGCAGCGGTTGGTTCGCGAGGCCCGCGCGATGGCGCGACTGGCCCACCCCAACGTGGTCGCGGTGTTCGATGCCGGGGTCCACGGCGATCGGGTGTTCATCGCGATGGAGCTGGTCGCTGGCTGCACCCTGCGCGAGCACGTCACCACGCGCACGCGCAGCTGGTCCGAGGTGCTCGCGGCGTACCTGCAGGCCGGCGAGGGGCTCGCGGCCGCCCACGCGGCGGGGTTGGTGCATCGCGACTTCAAGCCCGACAACGCGCTGGTCGGTGACGATGGCCGCGTGCGGGTGCTCGACTTCGGACTCGCGCAGGCGCGAGACACCCCGGTCACCGCGTCCGGCGGTGCGTTCGACGACGTCGACGACACCACGCAGATCACGGCGACGGGCAAGCTGGTCGGCACGCCGGCCTACATGGCGCCGGAGCAGTACGCGGGCTTGCCGGCCGACGTCGGCTCCGATCAGTTCGCGTTCTGCGTGTCGTTGTGGGAGGCGCTCTATGGTCAGCGCCCGTTCGACGGGCGCGACGCGGCGACCTTGCGGCGCGTGATCGGCAGCGGTCGCGTGACCGCGCCGCCGGCATCGACCGCGGTACCGACGTGGCTGAACACCGTGCTGCGCCGCGGGCTCGCGGTGGAGCCCAGCGCGCGGTGGCCCTCGATGACCGCGTTGCTGTCGGCGCTGCGCGACGACCCGCGCCCGCGACGACGGCGCTGGCGCGTGCTCGCGGCCGTGATCGCGATCGCCGGCGTGGGCGTGGGCGCGTGGGCACTCGAGCGTGGTCGCCGGCTGGGTGCGTGCGAGGACGGCGACGCGGACATCGCGGCGCGCTGGAGCCCCGCGGTGGCCCAGCGCGTCGGCGAGGCGTTCGCGGCCAGCCGGCTGGTCCACGCACCGGCGGCGTACGAGCACATGCGGCCGCACCTCGACGCGTGGGTCGACACCTGGCGTGTCGCGCGACGGGCCAGCTGCGAGGCCTACGCGCGCGACGGCGTGATCGACGGGAGCGACTGGTCCCGTCGCGCGGCGTGCTTCGATCGCCAGGCCCGCCGCCTGGGCACGCTGATCGAGGCCCTCGCGGTGCCCGATCGGAGCATCGTCGAGCGCGCACCGCGGGCGGTGTTCGAGTTGCCCGGCCCCGACGAGTGCAGCGACGACGCGCGGCTGGCCGCGCTCGATCGCTTCGATGGTCGCGATGCCGCGGCCGCCGAGGCCCTGGCGCAGCGGCTCGCGGACGTGCAGGTGCTGACCAGCGCCGGTGACCTCGCGCGCGCCCGCGATGCCAGTGCGCATGCGATGGCCGACGCGGTGGCGCTCGACGATCCCGCGTTGCTGGCCGAGGCGCGCCTGCGCGAGGCGCTGGTGCTCTACGCCGAGGCCGACTATCCCGGTGCCGCACGCGAGCTCGAGCAGGCGTACTTCGGTGCGCTCGCGGTCGGTGCCATCGACGTCGCGCTGGGCAGTGCGACCGAGTCGATCGCGGTCGTGGGCTCTCGCATGGCCCGCTTCGACGAGGGCCTCGAGTGGAGTCGCCACGCGCGCGGACTGCTGGACCGGCAGGAGCACGCGCGCGAGTGGTTCGAGGGGCGCATCGAAGATCGACTCGGTACGCTGGAGTTCCAGCGCGGCGACCTCGACGCGGCGGTGCAGACCTACCAGCGCGGGATCGCGTTGTTCTCGAGTGCGGTCGGCGAGCAGCACCCGCTGGTGGGCGAGCTGTGGCTGAGCCTCGGCTCGGTCTACGTCACGGCCAAGCGACTCGAGCTCGCCGAGGACGCCGTCGATCGCGGGGAGCGCATCTTGGTGCGGGCGTACGGTGCGGACGCGCCAGCATTGTTCGTCGCCGCCGGCGCCCGCTGTGGGATCGCGTTCGAGCATGGCGAGTACACCGAGGGCTTGCCGCACTGCGAGCGCGCGGTGACGCTGCGCGAGGCGGCGGTCGGCCCCGATCACGCGTCGCTCACGAGTTCGTTGCTTCGACTCGCGGCGGGTCGCATGGCGGCCGGCGAGGCTGCGGGCGCTCGCGAGTCGACCGCTCGCGTGGTCGAGCTGCGACGCGCCAAGCTCGGACCGCAGCACCCCGAGCTCGCGACCGCGCTCAGCAACCTCGGTGTGATCGACTATCTGCTCGACGACAATGACGCCGCAGAGGCCCACCTGGCGGAGGCGCTCGCGATTCGTCGTGCGGTGCTGCCGAGCGGCCACCCCGACATCGCGGTGACCGTGCTCAACCTCGCCGATGTCGCCGGGGCCAGGGGCCAGCACGCGCGCGCTCTCGCGTTGTTCGAAGAGGCGGCGGCGCTGCTGGGCGACGCCGCCGACGACGTCAGCGACAACCACCGCGGCCGCGCGCAGGCCGGCATCGGCGGAGCCCAGCGCCGCCTCGGTCACGCGGCGGCGGCCGTCGAGGCATACGACGCCGCGCTGCGCTCGCGCTTCGTCGAGCTTGGTGATCCCGCGGCCCGCTGCGAGGTCCGCCACGGACGCGTTGCGGCCCTGCGTGCGCTCGAACACCCGCCGGCCCACCTTCGCGCGGCGCTGGCGGAGGCGCTCACGGTGTGTCGCGACGCCGGCGAGCGTGCGGCCGAGTTGGTGGCCGAGCTCGAGTCCTGGCAGTCGCAGGAAATCGATCGCTGA
- a CDS encoding sigma-70 family RNA polymerase sigma factor produces MQTDAELLVAWQAGDRDAGGALIDRYFEPLRRFFQNKIATGVEDLIQQTFLVCVQQRDRIRDPEAFRGYLFAAARSKLYDQIGKRLRSPVAPDFMVSSVVDLGVSPSEVIAEHEDQRLLIRALRTLPLELQIALELYYVERVRGRDLEVALELPAGTVRSRLRRAIEQLRRSLAELSSSPEALRETTDNIDRWAAELASGE; encoded by the coding sequence GTGCAGACCGACGCGGAGCTGCTGGTGGCCTGGCAGGCGGGCGACCGCGACGCCGGCGGTGCGCTCATCGACCGCTACTTCGAGCCGCTACGGCGGTTCTTCCAGAACAAGATCGCCACCGGCGTCGAGGACCTGATCCAGCAGACCTTCCTGGTCTGCGTGCAGCAACGCGACCGCATCCGCGATCCCGAGGCCTTCCGCGGCTATCTGTTCGCGGCCGCGCGCTCGAAGCTCTACGACCAGATCGGCAAGCGCCTGCGTTCGCCGGTGGCACCCGACTTCATGGTCTCCTCGGTGGTCGACCTCGGCGTGTCCCCGAGCGAGGTGATCGCGGAGCACGAAGATCAGCGGCTGCTGATCCGTGCCCTCCGCACCCTGCCGCTCGAGCTGCAGATCGCGCTCGAGCTCTACTACGTCGAGCGCGTGCGCGGCCGCGACCTCGAGGTCGCGCTCGAGCTGCCCGCGGGCACCGTGCGCAGCCGCCTTCGACGCGCCATCGAGCAGCTGCGCCGCAGCCTCGCCGAGCTCTCGAGCTCGCCCGAGGCCCTGCGCGAGACCACCGACAACATCGACCGCTGGGCCGCCGAGCTCGCCAGCGGGGAGTAG
- a CDS encoding SHOCT domain-containing protein, translated as MLPPGSVVGQPPYPQPPYPQQPYPQPPYYPPQPYPPQAYPPQQPYPSQQPYPAQAPPSQPAAAETPLGTDEVAEWIVRLGQMRDAGLLTDAEFEQQKARVLARLA; from the coding sequence ATGCTGCCGCCGGGCTCCGTCGTCGGGCAGCCACCGTATCCGCAGCCGCCCTATCCGCAGCAGCCGTATCCGCAGCCGCCGTACTACCCGCCCCAGCCGTATCCACCGCAGGCCTATCCGCCGCAGCAGCCCTACCCTTCGCAGCAGCCCTATCCGGCCCAGGCTCCGCCGTCGCAGCCGGCGGCCGCCGAGACGCCGCTCGGCACCGACGAGGTCGCGGAGTGGATCGTGCGCCTCGGGCAGATGCGTGACGCCGGCCTGCTCACGGACGCGGAGTTCGAGCAACAGAAGGCCCGCGTGCTCGCACGCCTGGCCTGA